A window from Shimia isoporae encodes these proteins:
- a CDS encoding ATP-binding protein, translated as MSFAAAREVQLVIELAEARHEKADELERVLEGLDIDLRFPNRIDAKDTRLWYDFSGIVIMRTLREELPELQYVQLRDDRIVRLFLQGSNAPMVIEFDRRRMSASNSHQLIVTMVFFGFLLTLVAYAYMRNQLRPIKKLATAAEAFGRGRVVPYSPRGALEVRAAGNAFLNMRNRIERFFEQRTLMLSGVSHDLRTPLTRMKLSISMLDADEREELDRDVEEMQRMIDAFLDFARTDFEDERSELDAAKFVTEVVDGCARAGQDVKVHKIEGDGNVTISPVSVRRAIENLIGNAVRYGNHAEVSVRITEKSLRIRVEDDGPGIPADQREEAVKPFARLEPARNQNKGPGVGLGLSIAADVARAHGGVLRLRDSERLGGLRADLVFGR; from the coding sequence ATGTCCTTCGCAGCTGCGCGGGAAGTCCAATTGGTGATCGAACTGGCCGAGGCGCGGCACGAAAAGGCAGACGAACTGGAACGCGTTCTGGAGGGCCTCGACATTGACCTCAGGTTTCCAAACCGCATCGACGCAAAGGACACCCGTCTGTGGTATGACTTTTCCGGCATTGTGATAATGCGCACACTTCGCGAGGAACTTCCCGAACTGCAATACGTTCAGTTGCGCGATGACCGCATCGTCCGACTATTCCTGCAGGGTAGCAACGCTCCAATGGTCATCGAATTTGACCGGCGTCGAATGTCGGCATCCAACTCGCATCAGCTGATTGTGACCATGGTATTCTTCGGCTTCCTCCTGACGCTTGTTGCCTACGCATATATGCGAAACCAACTCCGACCTATCAAAAAGCTCGCAACAGCAGCAGAAGCGTTTGGCCGAGGGCGTGTCGTCCCCTATTCGCCGCGAGGAGCGCTTGAGGTTCGTGCCGCTGGCAATGCCTTTCTGAACATGCGTAATCGTATCGAGCGTTTCTTTGAGCAACGCACACTTATGTTGTCCGGCGTCAGCCACGATCTGCGCACCCCTCTCACCCGAATGAAACTCAGCATTTCAATGCTGGATGCCGATGAACGCGAAGAACTCGATCGCGATGTCGAGGAAATGCAACGTATGATCGATGCTTTTCTTGACTTTGCCCGCACCGATTTCGAAGACGAACGTTCTGAATTGGACGCCGCCAAATTCGTGACTGAAGTCGTCGACGGATGCGCCCGCGCCGGACAGGATGTGAAAGTCCACAAGATAGAAGGCGATGGCAACGTTACCATCAGCCCTGTTTCGGTTCGACGCGCTATCGAGAACCTGATCGGTAACGCGGTGCGGTACGGAAATCATGCAGAAGTCAGCGTACGCATAACGGAAAAGTCCCTGCGCATTCGCGTGGAGGACGACGGGCCGGGAATTCCCGCTGATCAGCGTGAAGAAGCCGTCAAACCCTTCGCAAGACTGGAGCCAGCCCGAAACCAAAACAAAGGTCCAGGTGTTGGGCTCGGTCTTTCAATTGCGGCCGACGTCGCTCGTGCGCATGGCGGTGTCCTTCGGCTCCGCGACAGCGAACGGCTCGGAGGGCTGCGAGCGGACCTGGTTTTTGGCCGTTAA
- a CDS encoding GGDEF domain-containing protein — MTLGTIKTRKQLIAMTMLWTGICVFLSYVICFPVAGVPAEPKFLITAILCPAIMAPAGAWVFGSLMMRLHQTSEELRHALERDHLTGIYNRQFLMTLLDSIRPDEDTVILMADIDHFKNINDTYGHFAGDKVIQKVAQTLEANCRATDMVARFGGEEFALVMRGAALGNSISAAERMRDAIAKQNIEHDGQILSVTISVGLAPRHGCEDISEIFKAADLALYKAKELGRDQVQIAA; from the coding sequence ATGACACTTGGCACGATCAAAACTCGCAAGCAGCTGATCGCAATGACTATGCTGTGGACTGGTATCTGTGTTTTCCTCAGCTATGTGATTTGCTTCCCGGTCGCAGGCGTGCCTGCCGAACCGAAATTCCTGATCACCGCAATATTGTGCCCTGCAATCATGGCTCCGGCCGGAGCGTGGGTGTTTGGCTCACTCATGATGCGCCTTCACCAGACTTCGGAAGAACTGCGTCACGCGCTAGAACGCGATCATCTAACCGGCATCTACAATCGACAGTTTCTAATGACCCTGCTCGACAGTATCCGGCCTGACGAGGACACCGTGATTCTTATGGCCGACATAGATCACTTCAAGAATATCAACGACACATACGGCCACTTTGCCGGGGACAAGGTTATCCAAAAAGTAGCGCAGACGCTTGAAGCAAACTGTCGCGCCACAGATATGGTTGCCCGCTTCGGCGGAGAAGAATTTGCTCTGGTGATGCGCGGCGCCGCTTTGGGAAACAGTATCTCCGCGGCGGAGCGCATGCGGGATGCAATTGCCAAACAAAACATCGAACACGACGGACAAATACTGTCTGTCACCATAAGCGTTGGTTTGGCTCCAAGGCACGGATGCGAAGACATATCAGAAATCTTCAAAGCCGCTGATCTCGCGCTCTACAAGGCAAAAGAACTTGGTCGCGATCAGGTTCAAATCGCAGCATAA
- a CDS encoding LysR family transcriptional regulator, translated as MDRLGLYETFLVAVNEGSLSAAAQQQGISQSAVSQQIRQLETYLGQQLLHRSSQGVSATRAGGLVHSHVQKLLERHDLMRAEVEALEKDVSGTIRVNVGNFLGRMVFGPVLIELGKAHPDLDIVLRLEDRLVDVVREGYDLAIRTGRLGDTGGYGRKIASLETVFFASPEYLDAHGRPEKPEDLLRLKFILHNEDKTLGYFPIRKDGVEFQAPVRVGFTADDADIILNAVQKGAGYTRAARMLIEEELNSGVYETILPEYTAPSKDVFAISPTRLVRGSKVELVINAFVEKLEEMRRQSLITRSAAE; from the coding sequence ATGGACCGACTGGGACTGTATGAAACGTTTCTCGTAGCAGTGAACGAAGGAAGCTTGTCGGCTGCGGCGCAGCAACAGGGTATATCACAGTCCGCAGTGAGCCAGCAGATACGTCAGTTGGAAACCTATCTTGGACAACAGCTGTTACACCGCTCAAGCCAAGGAGTGTCCGCGACGCGGGCAGGGGGCTTGGTTCATTCACATGTGCAAAAGTTGTTGGAGCGACACGATTTGATGCGCGCCGAGGTGGAGGCGCTTGAAAAAGATGTTTCGGGAACCATTCGCGTAAACGTCGGGAACTTTCTTGGGCGCATGGTGTTTGGGCCGGTTTTGATTGAACTTGGAAAGGCGCATCCGGATCTGGACATAGTTCTAAGACTGGAGGACCGTTTGGTTGATGTGGTGCGTGAGGGCTACGATCTTGCAATCCGCACTGGTCGGTTGGGAGATACCGGCGGATACGGGCGCAAAATTGCGTCTCTGGAAACAGTTTTCTTTGCCAGCCCCGAGTATCTTGATGCACATGGGCGCCCGGAAAAGCCGGAAGACCTACTGCGATTGAAGTTCATACTGCACAATGAAGACAAGACACTCGGATATTTTCCGATCCGCAAAGACGGAGTAGAATTTCAGGCGCCAGTTCGGGTCGGATTTACAGCTGACGATGCAGACATCATTCTGAACGCGGTGCAGAAGGGGGCAGGCTACACGCGAGCAGCGCGGATGCTGATTGAAGAAGAGTTGAATTCGGGTGTCTATGAGACGATTCTTCCAGAGTACACAGCACCAAGTAAGGATGTGTTTGCGATCTCGCCGACGCGGCTTGTAAGGGGATCGAAAGTCGAGCTGGTGATCAATGCTTTTGTGGAAAAACTGGAAGAAATGCGACGACAATCGCTGATCACGCGAAGCGCTGCGGAATAG
- a CDS encoding MBL fold metallo-hydrolase translates to MSMNRRTFLSTAAAVPALAIVPTGLLASGPASEAMPATFRFKVGNATVTALLDGYLDAAPQLLSEFDEANVTKSLSAAQQELMPNGIRIPVNAFLIEQGETKTLVDAGTAGLMGDTLGNVGSTLAHIGVNADQIDLIALTHMHPDHSGGIIDGSGAAVFKNAQVAVSQAEFDFWHNDAIMAATPESARGFFQIARNTVAPYADQLLLHSDEQDVADGLMTMPLPGHTPGHAGYVLQSGEEQLLFWGDLIHMTALQFSNPELTIAFDADPATTVETRQRMLDRAASDNLWVTGSHLDFPGLGRVRKTADGFGYHATPWQYGA, encoded by the coding sequence ATGTCCATGAACCGTAGGACCTTTCTTTCAACAGCAGCAGCCGTGCCCGCGCTCGCAATCGTGCCAACCGGCCTTCTGGCCTCCGGCCCGGCAAGCGAAGCGATGCCCGCGACCTTCCGCTTCAAAGTCGGCAATGCAACCGTAACGGCCTTGCTTGACGGATACCTCGATGCCGCGCCTCAACTTCTCAGCGAATTTGATGAGGCAAACGTAACTAAATCACTTTCTGCCGCACAGCAGGAACTGATGCCAAATGGGATCCGCATTCCCGTCAACGCTTTCCTAATCGAACAAGGGGAAACCAAAACCCTGGTCGACGCAGGCACCGCCGGCCTGATGGGAGACACACTGGGCAATGTCGGCTCAACACTCGCACACATTGGCGTCAATGCGGATCAAATTGATCTGATCGCGCTGACTCATATGCACCCTGACCACTCAGGCGGGATAATTGACGGCTCTGGCGCGGCGGTCTTCAAGAACGCTCAAGTGGCAGTCTCCCAAGCTGAATTCGATTTCTGGCACAACGACGCAATCATGGCGGCGACACCGGAAAGCGCGCGCGGATTCTTCCAAATCGCGCGAAACACTGTTGCTCCTTATGCCGACCAACTTTTGCTTCACAGTGACGAACAAGACGTTGCAGACGGTCTCATGACGATGCCTTTACCGGGTCACACCCCCGGCCACGCCGGTTACGTCCTGCAATCCGGGGAAGAGCAACTGCTGTTCTGGGGAGACCTGATTCACATGACAGCTCTGCAATTCTCCAATCCGGAACTGACCATCGCATTTGACGCTGATCCGGCGACAACGGTGGAAACACGACAAAGGATGCTTGATCGTGCAGCTTCCGACAACCTCTGGGTAACCGGCTCTCACCTGGATTTCCCGGGGTTGGGCCGCGTCCGCAAGACAGCGGACGGCTTTGGTTATCACGCCACACCCTGGCAATACGGCGCCTAG
- the purM gene encoding phosphoribosylformylglycinamidine cyclo-ligase gives MSDGKNGITYADAGVDIDAGNELVERIKPAAKRTSRSGVMAGLGGFGALFDLKDAGYTDPILVAATDGVGTKLRIAIDTGNVDGVGIDLVAMCVNDLVCQGAEPLFFLDYFATGKLETETAARIIEGIAEGCFQSGCALIGGETAEMPGMYEAGDFDLAGFSVGAMERGSDLPAGVKEGDVLLGLASNGVHSNGYSLVRKLVEVSGLKWDDTCPWDDTQTLGAALLAPTRLYVKQALAAVRSGGVHALAHITGGGLTENLPRVLPDGLGAKIDLDTWTLPPVFQWLAQTGGMDQAEILKTFNSGIGMILSVEASQADALTDLLTAEGETVTRLGTVVSGEGVAYSGSLL, from the coding sequence ATGAGCGACGGCAAGAACGGCATCACTTACGCAGACGCAGGCGTGGACATCGACGCAGGCAACGAACTGGTCGAACGCATCAAACCGGCTGCAAAGCGCACGTCCCGCTCCGGAGTTATGGCTGGTCTTGGCGGATTTGGCGCCCTATTCGACCTCAAAGACGCAGGCTACACCGATCCGATCCTCGTGGCCGCAACTGACGGCGTCGGAACAAAACTGCGTATCGCTATCGACACAGGCAACGTTGACGGTGTCGGCATCGACCTCGTCGCGATGTGTGTAAACGATCTGGTCTGTCAGGGTGCGGAGCCCCTTTTCTTTCTGGATTATTTTGCAACTGGCAAACTCGAAACCGAAACCGCTGCGCGCATCATCGAAGGCATCGCGGAGGGTTGCTTCCAGTCCGGGTGCGCCCTCATAGGTGGGGAAACGGCTGAAATGCCCGGCATGTACGAGGCAGGTGACTTCGATCTTGCGGGGTTCTCGGTCGGCGCCATGGAACGTGGCAGCGACCTTCCCGCAGGTGTAAAGGAAGGCGACGTGCTGCTCGGTCTTGCCTCTAATGGTGTTCACTCCAACGGATACAGCCTTGTTCGCAAACTCGTCGAAGTTTCGGGTCTCAAATGGGATGACACATGTCCGTGGGACGATACACAGACTCTCGGCGCCGCCCTGCTTGCGCCAACGCGTCTATACGTGAAGCAAGCACTGGCGGCAGTTCGTTCAGGCGGCGTTCATGCGCTCGCGCATATCACAGGCGGCGGCCTGACCGAAAACTTGCCCCGTGTCCTGCCCGATGGCCTGGGTGCAAAGATTGATTTGGACACCTGGACACTTCCACCTGTCTTCCAATGGCTTGCCCAAACAGGAGGAATGGATCAGGCGGAGATACTAAAGACATTCAACTCCGGTATTGGCATGATCCTCTCCGTCGAAGCTTCTCAGGCGGACGCACTGACTGATCTGTTGACAGCGGAAGGCGAAACCGTAACGCGCCTCGGCACGGTGGTTTCAGGAGAAGGCGTGGCTTATTCGGGTTCGCTTCTGTGA
- the purN gene encoding phosphoribosylglycinamide formyltransferase: MKKRVAIFISGGGSNMVSLVEDMADPDHPAKPVLVLANSADAGGLAKASDLGVPVVSVDHRPFKGDRPAFEAALNAELDKVSPDILCLAGFMRVLTEGFVAPWEGRMLNIHPSLLPKYKGLHTHSRALEAGDNEHGCTVHMVTPVLDDGPILGQARVPVEKDDTAETLAARVLVKEHQLYPACLRRFAAGDTTRVDL, translated from the coding sequence GTGAAAAAGCGTGTTGCCATTTTCATTTCCGGTGGAGGCTCCAACATGGTGAGCCTCGTCGAGGATATGGCTGACCCTGATCATCCTGCAAAACCAGTTCTGGTTTTGGCGAACTCCGCTGATGCTGGAGGCTTGGCGAAAGCATCGGATTTGGGTGTTCCGGTGGTATCGGTTGACCATCGCCCGTTTAAAGGCGACCGTCCGGCATTCGAAGCCGCGCTCAATGCTGAACTGGACAAAGTAAGCCCGGACATTCTTTGTCTTGCTGGCTTCATGCGGGTTCTAACCGAAGGTTTTGTCGCGCCTTGGGAAGGCCGAATGCTGAACATCCATCCTTCCCTTCTGCCCAAATACAAGGGGCTGCATACCCACAGCCGCGCTCTGGAGGCTGGCGACAACGAACACGGCTGCACTGTTCATATGGTGACACCGGTTCTGGATGACGGCCCGATCCTAGGACAAGCGCGGGTGCCCGTTGAAAAAGACGACACCGCCGAAACACTCGCGGCCCGCGTCTTGGTGAAAGAACACCAGCTTTATCCCGCGTGTTTGCGCCGTTTTGCAGCAGGCGACACCACAAGAGTGGACCTCTAG
- the rnd gene encoding ribonuclease D: MKTLTTTDELAQFCTEAREHPYVTIDTEFLRERTYYSKLCLVQLAMPGDTDENAVLVDPLADEISLDPLFDLFRDTSVVKVFHAARQDLEIFFVEAGVFPDPLFDTQVAAMVCGFGEQVGYETLVRRIAKAGVDKSSRFTDWSRRPLSDAQKSYALADVTHLRKIYEFLAEQLEKTGRNHWVQEEIGILTNPDTYIIQPENAWKRVKTRTTSPKFLAIVRELAKFREAYAQDRNVPRNRVFKDDALVELASTKPRNSGDLGKSRLLLREARKGDIADGILKAIAAGVNCPSDEMPRVPRKDDKMQVNPALADLLRVLLKAKTETSGVAPKLIASAADLDALAAGQRDVAALSGWRHEVFGEDALRLCNGEIGLAAKGAQVKIVSL, translated from the coding sequence ATGAAAACCCTGACGACAACGGATGAACTCGCCCAATTTTGCACAGAGGCGCGAGAGCACCCTTATGTGACGATCGATACAGAGTTTCTGCGCGAACGCACCTATTACTCCAAGCTATGTCTTGTACAGCTAGCCATGCCCGGTGACACGGACGAAAACGCGGTCCTCGTTGACCCCTTGGCCGACGAGATATCGCTCGACCCTCTTTTTGATCTGTTTCGCGATACATCGGTTGTAAAGGTTTTCCACGCCGCTCGTCAGGATCTCGAAATCTTCTTTGTCGAAGCAGGCGTCTTCCCCGATCCGCTTTTCGACACCCAAGTCGCCGCGATGGTCTGTGGATTTGGTGAACAAGTTGGCTATGAAACCCTTGTACGTCGCATCGCGAAAGCCGGTGTCGACAAAAGTTCCCGTTTCACCGACTGGTCCCGTCGTCCGCTCAGCGACGCTCAGAAGTCTTATGCACTTGCCGACGTTACGCACCTGCGCAAGATCTATGAATTCCTTGCGGAACAACTTGAAAAAACCGGCAGAAACCATTGGGTTCAGGAAGAAATTGGCATTTTGACCAACCCGGACACCTATATCATACAGCCCGAAAATGCATGGAAGCGTGTCAAGACACGCACCACTTCTCCCAAGTTCCTCGCCATCGTCAGGGAGCTTGCCAAATTCCGCGAGGCTTATGCTCAGGATCGGAACGTTCCACGCAACCGTGTGTTCAAGGACGACGCGCTGGTTGAGCTCGCTTCAACCAAACCACGGAATTCCGGAGACCTCGGAAAATCGCGTCTGCTCCTCCGTGAGGCCCGCAAAGGCGATATCGCGGATGGAATTCTCAAGGCAATCGCGGCTGGCGTGAATTGTCCATCTGACGAGATGCCCCGCGTTCCGCGCAAAGACGACAAGATGCAAGTCAATCCGGCCCTCGCCGATCTTTTGCGAGTGCTGCTCAAAGCCAAAACGGAAACCTCCGGTGTGGCCCCCAAGCTGATTGCATCTGCCGCTGATTTGGATGCGCTTGCGGCGGGCCAACGTGACGTAGCAGCGCTGTCTGGCTGGCGTCACGAGGTATTCGGGGAAGACGCACTGCGCCTGTGCAACGGCGAAATCGGCCTTGCAGCCAAAGGTGCTCAGGTCAAAATCGTTTCTCTTTAA
- a CDS encoding phage holin family protein produces MSNRIARNISIILRSERLIAQRHMAVFRRQGGMVAAALIAAGVGLVMFNVAGFFALSEAMSPASAALIVALVNMALAIVLLVGASKATVGEEVNAVSEVRDMALEDLEAEVRSAADEAKAATDALKNMAKNPLGAITPSLASAIAKALVKTSKK; encoded by the coding sequence ATGAGCAACAGAATTGCACGCAATATTTCGATTATTCTTCGGTCAGAACGACTGATCGCGCAGCGCCACATGGCGGTGTTCCGGCGGCAGGGCGGCATGGTAGCCGCCGCCCTGATTGCGGCGGGCGTTGGGCTGGTTATGTTTAACGTCGCCGGATTTTTTGCCTTGTCGGAAGCCATGTCACCCGCCAGTGCGGCTTTGATTGTGGCGCTGGTCAACATGGCGCTCGCGATCGTCTTGCTGGTCGGAGCAAGCAAAGCGACGGTTGGTGAAGAGGTTAATGCAGTGTCTGAAGTGCGCGACATGGCGCTTGAAGATCTCGAGGCAGAGGTCCGCAGTGCCGCGGACGAGGCCAAGGCCGCGACTGATGCTCTGAAAAATATGGCGAAAAACCCGCTTGGTGCGATCACGCCCAGTTTGGCCTCGGCGATTGCCAAGGCTTTGGTGAAGACATCCAAAAAATAG
- a CDS encoding AI-2E family transporter: MAGGVTVLRPLMYFVVSGFFLVAGLVFAAEVLVPLSIAILLFVLVTAIVDRVRDLRIGGRHVPAAIAHLAALCAVLFGLWVIVTIFASQAGSVTEAVPRYEARFDSILTRIVALVGDQNFEAAKAALSEMEIAGFATGAISSAGGFLSGLLLVLLYIPFMLVERGPMRRKLEIAFPEPEVLARVQKMGEGVSLGLQRYVGIKTFVSILTGLGSYCFMKPVGLDFAETWAVLIFMLNFIPTLGSMIGVAIPSVVALVQFETFTPFLIILAGCGVVQFGIGNVVEPAITGRSLNLSPLMVILSLTFWTAIWGIAGAFLSVPITVCMLIVLSHVKATRTLAVLMSGDGRLMVDDPPDPATKNAKEAQN; this comes from the coding sequence ATGGCTGGTGGAGTGACCGTGTTACGTCCCTTGATGTACTTTGTGGTCAGCGGTTTCTTTTTGGTAGCAGGATTGGTGTTTGCAGCCGAAGTCCTGGTGCCCTTGTCGATTGCGATTTTGCTTTTTGTCCTCGTGACGGCGATCGTCGACAGGGTCAGAGATCTGCGGATTGGCGGGCGGCATGTTCCAGCAGCGATCGCGCATCTGGCCGCACTTTGTGCCGTGCTTTTTGGCCTGTGGGTCATCGTCACTATTTTTGCGTCCCAGGCTGGGTCGGTGACCGAAGCCGTGCCGCGGTATGAAGCGCGATTTGACAGTATTCTGACCCGAATTGTGGCTCTGGTTGGCGATCAGAATTTTGAGGCAGCCAAGGCGGCTCTTTCCGAGATGGAGATCGCGGGGTTTGCAACAGGTGCGATCAGTTCGGCGGGTGGTTTTTTGAGCGGACTGCTGCTGGTGCTGCTCTATATTCCGTTCATGCTGGTGGAGCGCGGGCCAATGCGGCGCAAGCTCGAAATTGCGTTTCCCGAGCCGGAAGTTTTGGCCCGTGTTCAGAAAATGGGCGAAGGCGTGTCGCTTGGGTTGCAACGATACGTAGGCATCAAAACCTTTGTTAGTATCCTGACGGGGTTAGGTAGTTATTGTTTCATGAAGCCCGTTGGGTTGGACTTCGCAGAAACCTGGGCGGTTCTCATCTTCATGTTGAACTTCATTCCTACTTTGGGGTCTATGATTGGCGTGGCAATCCCCAGTGTGGTTGCGCTGGTTCAGTTTGAAACGTTCACCCCGTTTTTGATAATTCTGGCGGGTTGTGGGGTGGTTCAATTCGGGATTGGAAACGTTGTTGAGCCCGCAATCACTGGACGGTCTCTGAACCTGTCGCCACTTATGGTCATTCTGTCATTGACCTTCTGGACTGCGATCTGGGGCATCGCTGGCGCTTTTCTGAGTGTGCCGATAACGGTTTGCATGCTGATCGTGTTGTCCCATGTCAAAGCAACACGCACGCTTGCCGTGCTGATGTCTGGAGACGGTCGATTGATGGTTGATGATCCACCGGATCCGGCAACCAAGAACGCTAAGGAGGCGCAAAACTAA
- a CDS encoding TfoX/Sxy family DNA transformation protein, which translates to MSTPISSIRNLGPAYEQACARAGISSAEEVRELGPDETYARLLKTGTRPHFIGYYVLVMGLQGRPWNDCKGKEKEALRKRFDAIKASSHDKGRSDLEAALDAIGVIEKR; encoded by the coding sequence ATGAGCACACCGATTTCGTCCATTCGCAATTTGGGTCCAGCTTACGAGCAGGCCTGTGCACGCGCAGGCATTAGTTCGGCCGAAGAAGTTCGCGAATTGGGGCCGGACGAAACATACGCCCGTCTGCTCAAAACCGGCACTCGCCCGCATTTCATAGGTTATTATGTTCTGGTGATGGGCCTTCAAGGCCGACCTTGGAACGACTGCAAGGGCAAGGAAAAAGAGGCCCTGCGCAAGCGCTTTGACGCAATCAAGGCGTCCTCCCATGACAAAGGGCGATCTGATCTCGAAGCCGCACTCGACGCGATTGGCGTGATAGAGAAACGATAA
- the ndk gene encoding nucleoside-diphosphate kinase: MALERTFSIIKPDATRRNLTGAINAKFEEAGLRIVAQKRIHLTKAQAGVFYAVHKERPFYDELCEFMASAPIVAQVLEGEGAIAKNREVMGATNPADAAPGTIRAEFAESVGENSVHGSDAPETAAVEIAYFFSGLELVG; this comes from the coding sequence ATGGCTCTGGAACGCACCTTCTCGATCATCAAACCCGACGCAACCCGCCGTAACCTGACCGGCGCGATCAATGCCAAGTTCGAAGAAGCTGGCCTGCGCATCGTTGCTCAAAAGCGCATCCACCTGACCAAAGCACAAGCTGGTGTTTTCTACGCCGTGCACAAAGAACGTCCGTTCTATGACGAACTGTGCGAATTCATGGCGTCTGCGCCGATCGTTGCACAGGTTCTGGAAGGCGAAGGCGCCATCGCGAAAAACCGCGAAGTTATGGGCGCAACCAACCCTGCCGACGCAGCACCGGGCACCATTCGCGCCGAGTTCGCAGAGTCTGTGGGTGAAAACTCCGTTCACGGTTCTGACGCACCGGAAACTGCAGCGGTTGAAATCGCATACTTCTTCTCCGGTCTGGAGCTGGTGGGCTAA